Proteins found in one Candidatus Tisiphia endosymbiont of Beris chalybata genomic segment:
- the ybeY gene encoding rRNA maturation RNase YbeY codes for MKIKVEIIRSSQSWQQYKFITKSFVKKVVANIINRYNNLKITQELEIVILLTDDSQMLNLNQQFRGKDKTTNVLSFPDIVLDFRHLLEFTPDLHYMYLGDIAFGYETIIKEAISQNKTFKDHFTHLLVHSILHLLGFDHQNDEEAEIMEKLEAEILHCFAIGSPY; via the coding sequence ATGAAAATTAAGGTTGAAATTATTAGAAGTTCTCAAAGTTGGCAACAATATAAGTTTATTACTAAGTCTTTTGTCAAAAAAGTTGTTGCTAATATAATCAATAGATATAATAATTTAAAAATAACGCAAGAACTTGAAATAGTGATTTTACTTACTGACGATAGTCAAATGTTGAATTTAAATCAACAATTTCGAGGTAAAGATAAAACTACTAATGTGTTATCATTTCCTGATATAGTATTAGATTTCCGGCATTTACTTGAATTTACGCCAGATTTACATTATATGTATTTAGGAGATATAGCTTTTGGATATGAAACAATTATAAAAGAAGCAATAAGTCAAAATAAGACTTTTAAAGATCATTTTACACATCTTTTAGTACATAGTATTTTGCATTTATTAGGATTTGATCATCAAAATGATGAAGAAGCAGAGATTATGGAAAAGTTAGAAGCAGAAATATTACACTGTTTTGCAATTGGTTCTCCATATTAA
- the rsfS gene encoding ribosome silencing factor, whose amino-acid sequence MLENIETLKEFIVQCLEERKAEAITIIDVRKNTTLAEYIILANGRSTKNVGAIAEYVALELKQQAAINVNIEGLGKSEWVLIDAGNILINIFYPAVREHFKLEEMWAKKACLPTPTN is encoded by the coding sequence ATGCTAGAAAATATTGAAACATTGAAAGAATTTATAGTACAATGTTTAGAAGAAAGAAAAGCTGAAGCAATAACTATAATTGATGTAAGAAAGAACACAACTTTAGCGGAATATATTATTCTTGCTAATGGCCGTTCTACTAAAAATGTTGGAGCGATAGCCGAATATGTAGCTTTGGAATTAAAACAACAAGCGGCCATTAATGTTAATATTGAAGGGCTTGGAAAGTCAGAATGGGTACTAATAGATGCGGGAAATATATTAATTAATATATTTTATCCAGCAGTTAGAGAACATTTTAAATTAGAAGAGATGTGGGCTAAAAAAGCATGCCTCCCTACTCCAACCAACTAG
- a CDS encoding nicotinate-nucleotide adenylyltransferase produces MQNISKTYNLQSLNFLRNCHLNLGILGGSFDPAHVGHLLISEQAIKILNLDYIIWLVALQNPLKKQYKLDIFARSFNAAQIVKHPRILVSSAEYDIGSNRTYTTLRRFKELFNTINFIFLMGIDNINNFHKWYRYQDIPSVCKIVVFDRPNISGRLNFNRFNTDFKANIDKTINNNITIYRGMMSEISSSLIRANLKG; encoded by the coding sequence ATGCAAAATATATCAAAAACCTATAATCTACAATCTTTAAATTTTTTACGAAATTGCCATTTAAATCTTGGCATTCTAGGAGGTTCATTTGACCCCGCTCATGTCGGCCATTTACTAATCAGTGAACAAGCTATAAAAATATTAAATTTAGATTATATAATTTGGTTAGTGGCACTTCAAAATCCTCTAAAAAAACAATATAAGCTAGATATATTTGCAAGGAGTTTTAATGCAGCGCAAATAGTAAAACATCCAAGGATTTTAGTGTCGTCAGCAGAGTATGATATTGGATCAAATCGCACTTATACTACTCTTCGAAGGTTTAAAGAATTATTTAATACTATAAATTTTATTTTCCTTATGGGTATTGATAATATAAATAATTTCCATAAATGGTATAGGTACCAAGACATACCTAGCGTGTGTAAAATTGTGGTTTTTGATAGACCAAATATCTCGGGGCGTTTGAATTTTAATCGCTTTAATACAGACTTTAAGGCAAATATTGATAAAACAATAAATAATAATATTACAATATATCGTGGAATGATGTCGGAAATTTCCTCTTCGTTGATCCGGGCAAATCTAAAAGGGTAA
- a CDS encoding D-alanyl-D-alanine carboxypeptidase family protein: MQEVYYDMLKLNTYTMNSAYKLRRFLSTTLFGASELFFQFIKDLRTHIPVYFHAPTAQNKIQFLRSKEYRSFFLGLIIFVIFETKAFASLKDPLIKEQNNNIISNIIRYPNTSAIETRAKQVIIMDFLSGKILLEKNAYERMIPSSMTKIMTSYLIEDKIQKGEVTFDSQFVVSEKAWRMGGSKSFMPLGELVNLKDILYGIIIQSGNDACVVAAEGLAGSEENFVDSMNKKASEVGMNSTHFMNASGWPEENHYSTVYDIAVLGRLLIQNHSEFYPIYSEKYFTFGKDQKGRAITQGNRNPLLYKDLGCDGIKTGHTDQGGFGMVASFVDNARRYIMVINGLSSMQKRAEESLALLHWVKQNFTTKKIYNKGDEIGEAEVWLGVSEKVKIIVAEDVSALVTRLGAHKIESTTNFTSPIPAPIKAGEVIGKLKVVTNEDIQEIDLLAKDPVEKVGFLKQIWCYFNAATHKILNKIKSIIY, encoded by the coding sequence ATGCAAGAAGTCTATTATGACATGCTTAAACTTAATACCTATACTATGAACAGTGCTTATAAATTACGTAGATTTTTATCAACTACACTCTTTGGCGCCTCTGAATTGTTTTTTCAGTTTATCAAGGATTTACGCACTCATATACCAGTTTACTTCCACGCCCCTACTGCGCAAAATAAAATCCAATTCTTGAGATCAAAAGAGTATCGCTCCTTTTTCCTGGGGTTAATAATATTTGTTATTTTTGAAACAAAAGCCTTTGCCTCTTTAAAAGACCCTCTAATTAAAGAGCAAAATAATAATATTATCTCGAATATTATCCGTTACCCTAACACTAGCGCAATAGAAACGAGAGCTAAACAAGTTATAATAATGGATTTTTTATCAGGCAAGATATTGCTAGAAAAAAATGCTTATGAGCGTATGATTCCTTCTTCAATGACCAAAATAATGACTTCATATTTAATTGAGGATAAAATTCAGAAAGGGGAAGTAACATTTGATAGCCAATTTGTTGTTAGTGAAAAAGCATGGAGGATGGGAGGATCGAAATCTTTTATGCCTCTTGGGGAATTAGTCAATTTAAAAGATATTTTATATGGTATAATTATTCAATCAGGTAACGATGCGTGTGTTGTAGCGGCTGAAGGGCTGGCAGGGAGCGAAGAGAATTTTGTAGATAGTATGAATAAAAAGGCCTCCGAAGTTGGAATGAACTCTACCCATTTTATGAATGCTAGCGGATGGCCTGAGGAAAACCACTATAGTACAGTATATGATATTGCTGTACTGGGACGACTTTTAATTCAGAACCATTCAGAATTTTACCCTATTTACAGTGAGAAATATTTTACTTTTGGGAAAGATCAGAAAGGAAGAGCTATCACTCAAGGAAATCGTAACCCTTTATTATACAAAGATTTAGGATGTGATGGGATAAAAACCGGTCATACTGATCAGGGAGGATTTGGCATGGTGGCCTCTTTTGTAGATAACGCTCGGCGTTATATTATGGTTATTAATGGCCTTAGTTCTATGCAAAAAAGAGCCGAGGAATCTCTAGCACTCTTGCATTGGGTAAAACAAAATTTTACTACTAAGAAAATTTATAATAAAGGGGACGAAATTGGAGAAGCAGAGGTTTGGCTAGGGGTAAGCGAGAAAGTGAAAATAATAGTAGCTGAAGATGTGTCCGCTCTTGTAACCCGCCTAGGCGCACATAAAATAGAAAGTACAACAAATTTCACCTCCCCTATTCCTGCCCCGATAAAAGCTGGGGAAGTAATAGGGAAATTAAAAGTAGTTACTAATGAAGATATCCAAGAAATAGATTTGCTTGCTAAAGATCCAGTTGAAAAAGTTGGTTTTTTAAAGCAAATATGGTGCTACTTCAATGCTGCTACTCATAAAATTCTAAATAAAATTAAAAGTATAATCTACTAA
- a CDS encoding BolA/IbaG family iron-sulfur metabolism protein, translating into MAISIQRLEEIIRYTFSNAKIKITDYAGDQDHYSLIIEDDTFVGVSLVNQHKMVKKALAQIIDNKQLHAITIQTIVPPSKIN; encoded by the coding sequence ATGGCAATATCTATTCAAAGGCTTGAAGAAATTATACGGTATACTTTTTCAAATGCAAAAATAAAAATCACTGATTATGCAGGTGATCAAGATCATTATTCTCTAATAATAGAAGATGACACCTTTGTCGGAGTAAGCCTTGTTAACCAACACAAAATGGTAAAAAAGGCTCTGGCTCAAATAATTGACAATAAGCAACTGCATGCTATCACTATTCAAACTATAGTCCCTCCTTCTAAAATAAACTAG
- a CDS encoding VUT family protein — protein MSNINNKVLALLMSLLFTFTYLLNFFNKIAECSLVFVFLALTANIITELHTKKSAIISLIVSIVVSFGLLWNFDYYIHGRIIPMMTGASFLSLLVSIYCSTSVLQYLKPTYSFNLRNFIGLVVGAIIDGSIMIGFLINQFSSSRVIAIFWAEVSFKCLYSLVIYGLLFFGSYVINSEKRSNNSIGN, from the coding sequence ATGAGCAATATTAACAATAAGGTTTTAGCACTATTAATGAGTTTGTTATTTACCTTTACCTATTTATTAAATTTTTTTAATAAGATCGCAGAGTGTTCGCTGGTATTTGTATTTTTAGCATTAACTGCAAATATTATTACTGAATTACATACTAAAAAAAGTGCTATAATAAGTCTGATAGTAAGTATAGTTGTAAGCTTTGGGTTGTTATGGAACTTTGATTATTATATACATGGAAGAATTATTCCGATGATGACAGGAGCCTCATTTCTTTCACTTTTAGTCTCAATATATTGCAGCACAAGCGTGTTGCAATATTTAAAACCTACTTATTCTTTTAATCTCAGAAATTTTATTGGTTTAGTGGTAGGGGCGATTATAGATGGAAGTATAATGATAGGTTTCTTGATCAATCAATTTTCCTCTAGTAGGGTGATTGCAATATTTTGGGCAGAGGTTTCCTTCAAATGCTTATATTCATTAGTGATATACGGTTTATTATTCTTTGGCTCATATGTTATTAATAGTGAGAAGCGCTCCAACAATTCAATCGGAAATTAA
- a CDS encoding RNA methyltransferase, which produces MTDNKITSPENVSPVNHNEKLNTINVASPIIILVSPQMGENIGSTARAMKNFNISELRIISPRDGWPNEQARSMAVAAVNIIDNAKIYNDLESGIKDIDYLYATSSTARNMNKNYISSKNLYQDYPSNLKVGIMFGRESCGLHNKEIIYANKIININTGNFGSLNIAQAVVVICYELFHASQSPSTNNIINEQKLATRGELEYFFDHLFSELSNKNFFKVPEKKLHMTQNIMNIFTRIDKLSSTELQTLRGIISTLSS; this is translated from the coding sequence ATGACTGATAATAAGATTACTTCTCCTGAAAATGTCTCTCCTGTAAATCATAATGAGAAACTTAATACCATAAATGTTGCCTCACCTATAATAATTCTAGTATCCCCTCAAATGGGGGAAAATATCGGCTCTACTGCTAGAGCAATGAAAAATTTTAATATTTCTGAATTAAGGATTATATCACCGCGGGACGGGTGGCCCAACGAACAAGCCCGTAGTATGGCAGTAGCGGCAGTTAATATCATTGATAATGCCAAAATTTATAATGATTTAGAGAGTGGTATAAAAGATATTGATTATCTATATGCCACTAGCTCTACTGCGCGTAATATGAATAAAAATTATATCTCCTCAAAGAACTTATACCAAGATTATCCTAGTAATCTTAAAGTAGGCATTATGTTTGGGAGAGAAAGCTGTGGTTTGCACAATAAAGAAATTATTTATGCTAACAAAATCATTAATATAAATACTGGAAATTTTGGATCCCTGAACATTGCACAAGCAGTAGTGGTTATATGCTACGAGCTATTTCACGCTAGTCAATCTCCTAGTACCAATAATATTATAAACGAACAAAAACTAGCAACACGAGGAGAATTAGAGTATTTTTTTGATCATTTATTTAGTGAGTTGAGTAATAAAAATTTCTTTAAAGTCCCTGAAAAAAAATTACATATGACCCAAAATATTATGAATATTTTTACTCGTATAGATAAATTATCTAGTACTGAACTACAGACTTTAAGAGGCATTATCAGTACTCTTAGCTCGTAA
- a CDS encoding cation:proton antiporter: MDEHILINVIILLGTAVFVVASLKRLNLSPVLGYLIAGATIGDNGFRIVTYDQTKLLGELGVVFLLFAIGLELSFKRLKVMRRYVFGLGSLQVLTTAIIVAAAVVLINGNSNASIIIGGGLALSSTALVMQVIEESRSQSTQHGRIALSVLLLQDLAVVPLLVIVPLLAGNSKASLISALGIALVKAIIALLTIFIAGRLLLRPLFALISSDNGDVNELPISMTLLIVLSAAWATEYFGLSLALGAFVAGVLVAETEFRMQAEESIYPFKSLLLGLFFMTVGMKIDAYEIYAQISTILTCSLALIIVKTLIITALCILFGFNKGVALHAGLLLSQGGEFAFILFGLGKETGILEENIANILLLTVTCTMALTPLLAMLGKKLSERLDKGLGKTSLQIIELGARDLTNHIIIAGFGSVGKMIALVLEAEGINYIALDVNDDLVKEETANGFPVFKGDVSQIDTLKAVGAERILALALTMNNHITIKKSLRTTTSYFPDLEVIVRLKNLQNAREFYDAGATTIIPEDYETGLQLGGTILKFIGISEYEINRIKGQFRSGNYVIAKRDDALSALEENESETY, translated from the coding sequence ATGGACGAGCATATCCTGATTAATGTCATAATTTTACTAGGAACTGCCGTATTCGTAGTAGCGTCGCTTAAACGTCTTAACTTAAGCCCAGTGTTAGGTTATTTAATTGCCGGCGCAACCATTGGAGATAATGGGTTCCGAATTGTAACATATGACCAAACTAAATTATTGGGAGAATTAGGAGTAGTATTCTTACTTTTTGCAATAGGCTTAGAGTTATCTTTTAAAAGATTGAAAGTAATGAGGCGGTATGTATTCGGCCTTGGCTCTTTGCAAGTATTAACTACTGCTATAATAGTGGCTGCCGCTGTTGTGTTAATTAACGGTAATAGTAATGCTTCTATCATTATCGGTGGAGGGCTTGCCTTATCATCCACTGCTCTAGTAATGCAAGTGATAGAAGAAAGTCGAAGTCAATCAACTCAACATGGACGTATCGCTTTATCAGTGTTACTATTACAAGATTTAGCAGTAGTACCTCTACTAGTGATTGTGCCCTTACTTGCAGGAAACAGTAAAGCTTCACTAATTTCAGCTTTAGGCATAGCCTTAGTTAAGGCAATTATTGCGCTATTAACTATTTTTATAGCTGGCAGGTTATTATTAAGGCCATTATTTGCTTTAATTTCCTCAGATAATGGAGATGTCAATGAACTACCTATCTCTATGACTTTATTAATAGTCTTATCTGCCGCTTGGGCTACTGAATATTTTGGGCTATCTCTTGCTTTGGGAGCGTTTGTTGCCGGGGTTTTAGTAGCGGAAACAGAATTTCGTATGCAAGCGGAAGAAAGTATATACCCATTTAAAAGTTTATTACTAGGATTATTTTTTATGACAGTAGGAATGAAAATTGATGCATATGAAATATATGCTCAAATTTCTACTATCCTTACTTGTTCTTTAGCTCTCATTATAGTAAAAACCTTAATTATTACTGCCTTGTGTATTTTATTCGGCTTTAATAAAGGTGTTGCTTTGCATGCTGGATTATTATTATCACAAGGAGGAGAGTTTGCTTTTATCTTATTTGGATTGGGCAAAGAAACAGGGATCCTTGAAGAAAATATAGCAAATATTCTGTTATTAACCGTAACTTGTACTATGGCCTTAACTCCTTTATTAGCAATGCTTGGAAAGAAACTCTCTGAAAGGTTAGATAAAGGTTTAGGTAAAACATCTCTTCAAATTATAGAGCTAGGCGCAAGAGACTTAACCAACCACATAATAATTGCCGGTTTTGGCAGTGTGGGTAAAATGATTGCATTGGTTCTAGAAGCTGAAGGCATTAATTATATAGCTCTAGATGTAAATGATGATCTTGTAAAAGAAGAAACGGCTAATGGCTTCCCTGTCTTTAAAGGGGATGTCTCTCAAATTGATACATTAAAAGCCGTAGGGGCGGAAAGGATTTTAGCCTTAGCTCTAACAATGAATAATCATATTACTATTAAAAAATCTCTGCGAACCACCACAAGTTATTTTCCTGATCTTGAAGTTATAGTTCGGTTGAAAAACCTACAAAATGCTAGAGAATTTTATGATGCAGGAGCCACTACTATTATACCAGAAGATTATGAAACTGGCTTACAGTTAGGAGGAACAATTTTAAAGTTTATTGGTATTAGTGAGTATGAGATCAATCGCATTAAAGGACAATTTAGGTCTGGTAATTATGTAATAGCTAAACGGGATGATGCATTAAGCGCATTAGAAGAAAATGAGTCAGAAACATATTAA
- a CDS encoding porin family protein, giving the protein MIKFPNLLLLLKVFIIYSLIFTSTYAEKGGIEQNFFYLGGELGLIEPVIKKFRHKESQSDFILKKTKMHNAKIGYSYYPQMAIEFSITYQPSYRLHYILPEIPTTLGAAIPKTSGQTKVDSRIYMLNLKYDLNKVKGLTPFVILGGGIAQVKVRPASSFWSELNNTEYFKIIRHRSNCLAWQMGLGFAKEITNNFSLTAAAKLQVAHSIRIKYENLDINSRSFVAAKPIKKTIAVGEFGIGFNYKLPI; this is encoded by the coding sequence ATGATCAAATTCCCCAATCTATTATTATTATTAAAGGTTTTTATAATATATTCTTTAATCTTTACTTCAACTTATGCCGAAAAAGGAGGAATTGAACAAAATTTTTTCTACCTAGGAGGAGAACTTGGGTTAATAGAGCCGGTAATAAAAAAATTCCGCCATAAAGAGTCTCAGAGCGACTTTATACTCAAAAAAACAAAAATGCATAATGCTAAAATTGGCTATAGTTATTATCCTCAAATGGCAATTGAATTTTCTATAACTTATCAGCCTAGTTATCGGTTACATTATATTTTACCAGAAATTCCTACCACATTAGGAGCAGCAATACCAAAAACTTCAGGCCAGACTAAAGTAGATTCAAGGATATATATGTTGAATCTTAAGTATGACTTAAATAAAGTAAAAGGATTAACCCCCTTTGTCATATTAGGAGGAGGGATAGCGCAAGTAAAAGTTCGACCTGCTTCCTCTTTTTGGTCTGAACTTAACAATACTGAGTATTTTAAGATTATAAGGCACCGGAGTAACTGCCTGGCTTGGCAAATGGGGCTAGGGTTTGCTAAGGAAATAACAAATAATTTTAGTCTCACTGCTGCTGCAAAGTTACAAGTAGCTCATTCTATAAGAATTAAATATGAGAACCTTGATATTAATAGCAGAAGTTTTGTAGCAGCTAAACCGATTAAGAAAACTATAGCGGTGGGAGAATTTGGTATAGGCTTTAATTACAAACTACCTATTTAA
- a CDS encoding SH3 domain-containing protein, which translates to MALWSRLYLHVLICSTLAIMPLLVLAEGKKLSLPRFASIKSNEVNARVGPSIKSSIEWVFIKKGEPVEIIEEYEQWRQIQDIKGEGGWVHSSVLSGKRSVIIISPNPVKLTKAPNDIHKVRAIVHNKVRCLLNKCQNDYCQISCQKKKGWLPKGDLWGVYKNE; encoded by the coding sequence ATGGCTCTGTGGTCAAGACTGTATCTTCATGTGCTTATTTGCTCAACCTTAGCTATTATGCCTCTGTTAGTCCTAGCTGAGGGCAAAAAACTTTCTCTCCCTCGCTTTGCTTCAATCAAATCTAATGAAGTAAATGCACGGGTAGGGCCTAGTATCAAATCATCTATAGAATGGGTATTTATTAAAAAAGGCGAACCTGTAGAAATTATTGAAGAATACGAGCAATGGAGACAGATACAAGATATTAAAGGAGAAGGTGGGTGGGTACATTCGAGTGTATTATCTGGCAAAAGATCAGTAATTATAATAAGCCCTAATCCAGTGAAGCTTACCAAAGCACCTAACGATATTCATAAGGTTAGAGCCATAGTACATAATAAAGTTCGTTGTTTGCTTAATAAATGCCAAAATGATTATTGTCAAATTAGCTGTCAAAAGAAGAAAGGATGGCTTCCTAAGGGTGATTTATGGGGGGTGTATAAGAACGAATAA
- a CDS encoding IS3 family transposase, with product MVDKDYKDLSVRRQSQLLNLNRSSLYYKDSEKDQDNYLSNRIVEIYSNYPIYGYRRITAILRREVVIVNSKKVRRLMKLMNLQAIYPSINTSKRNLKEAIYPYLLSGLEVIKPNQVWQVDITYLRVQSGFMYLVALIDVYTRLVVGYRLSNSLNTESCLLALEDAIAKYGKPSIINSDQGSQFTSEDWINELRRCVISISMTGKGRCNDNAHIERLWRSFKYEGSYLYRCTSVLELKNNIPKWLNWYNNQRPHQALEYKTPFEIYSGFMDKSCDLPTIPLLPQQLQNYKNNIFVDSL from the coding sequence ATGGTAGATAAGGATTATAAAGATTTAAGTGTTCGTCGGCAAAGTCAGCTATTGAATCTGAACCGCTCCAGCCTATATTACAAGGATTCGGAGAAGGATCAAGATAATTATTTAAGTAATAGAATAGTTGAGATCTATAGTAATTATCCGATATATGGTTACCGGCGAATAACGGCGATACTTAGGAGAGAAGTGGTAATTGTTAACAGCAAAAAAGTCAGGAGGTTGATGAAACTAATGAATTTGCAAGCAATTTACCCTTCGATTAATACAAGTAAAAGAAACCTAAAAGAAGCTATTTATCCATATTTGCTATCAGGGTTAGAGGTTATAAAGCCAAATCAGGTATGGCAGGTGGATATCACTTATTTAAGGGTACAAAGTGGTTTTATGTATTTGGTTGCATTAATCGATGTTTATACTAGATTAGTAGTAGGATATCGTTTATCAAATAGTTTAAATACAGAGAGCTGTTTGCTAGCGTTAGAAGATGCTATAGCTAAATATGGGAAGCCGTCGATAATTAATAGTGATCAAGGTAGCCAGTTTACCAGCGAGGATTGGATTAATGAATTGAGGAGATGCGTCATAAGCATCAGCATGACGGGCAAAGGCAGGTGTAACGATAATGCCCATATTGAGCGTTTATGGCGATCGTTTAAGTATGAGGGGTCGTATTTATACCGGTGTACTTCAGTTTTAGAGTTGAAAAATAATATCCCGAAATGGTTGAATTGGTATAACAATCAAAGGCCCCATCAGGCTTTGGAGTACAAAACGCCGTTTGAGATATATAGTGGATTTATGGATAAGTCTTGCGACTTACCCACAATTCCACTATTACCACAACAGCTACAAAATTATAAAAATAATATTTTTGTAGATAGTTTATGA
- a CDS encoding hemolysin family protein: protein MPRSSKKEDSSSPLSKIFMIKNFFKIFISWCSCWKTGDNFFHLVKKLDTNRKKMSLEEKKIFMNLLDFGQKTVEEVIIPRSDIEAIKLTASFEELSKIYSNKVLRTRTLVYNETLDNIVGFIHIKDLFKLLAAGQPLQLAKIIRKPIISTSSMKLIDLLAEMRKSCVQISVVIDEYGGTDGIVTIEDIIEEIVGRIDDEHDKKSDNDNFRIVTKDTIISNARVKVEELELALGVELKTPGDEFDTIGGLVLAKIGNVPAIGTKININDQVELEVIDANPRSLKEVKLRLNDGSVLPNHLGTL from the coding sequence ATGCCGCGATCTTCGAAAAAAGAAGACTCTTCCTCCCCTTTATCTAAAATATTCATGATTAAAAATTTTTTTAAAATTTTTATTTCTTGGTGTTCTTGTTGGAAAACGGGGGATAATTTTTTTCATCTGGTTAAAAAATTAGATACTAATCGAAAAAAAATGTCGCTGGAAGAAAAAAAAATTTTTATGAATTTATTAGATTTTGGCCAAAAGACTGTAGAAGAAGTAATAATTCCTAGGTCGGATATTGAAGCTATAAAATTAACAGCAAGTTTTGAAGAATTAAGTAAAATATATAGTAATAAAGTTTTGCGTACTAGAACTTTAGTTTATAATGAAACTTTAGATAATATAGTTGGCTTTATTCATATAAAAGATTTATTTAAGCTACTTGCGGCTGGCCAACCCTTACAGTTAGCAAAAATAATTCGGAAACCTATTATTTCTACTTCTTCCATGAAATTAATAGATTTATTAGCTGAAATGCGTAAGAGTTGTGTGCAGATTTCAGTGGTAATTGATGAATACGGCGGCACTGATGGCATTGTGACTATTGAAGATATAATAGAAGAGATAGTAGGGAGAATAGATGATGAACATGATAAAAAGTCTGATAATGATAACTTTAGAATTGTCACTAAAGATACAATTATATCAAATGCCAGAGTTAAAGTAGAAGAGCTGGAATTAGCTTTGGGAGTTGAATTAAAAACCCCAGGCGATGAATTCGATACAATAGGGGGGCTAGTTTTAGCAAAAATAGGAAATGTACCGGCAATAGGGACAAAAATCAATATAAATGACCAAGTAGAATTAGAAGTAATAGATGCAAATCCGAGAAGCCTTAAGGAAGTAAAGTTAAGGTTAAACGATGGATCGGTTTTACCTAATCACTTGGGCACCTTGTAG
- a CDS encoding virulence protein RhuM/Fic/DOC family protein, protein MAKTQLDACSQANQIMIYQTDSGDIKVEVAIHDETVWLTQQQIAELFVKDRTVITKHINNILEEQELDESVCALFAHTASDGKTYNTKYYNLDMIISVGYRVNSKRGIQFRRWASKILKDQLIKGYSINHDKVLKDNLVQLKQTIELLSNSLVHYDLVNETGKELVRLIEAYSKTWDILVKYDNDNLAIPINLQEGVQELLTYQEAIQAILILKNELVTQESAGISGLFGAERENIFKGILGNIDQTFDGISLYKSAEEKAAHLLYFIIKDHPFNDGNKRIASFLFLLYLRKAKIEMKMMNAHSMTSLTLLIAESNPIQKELMTKLIINLISEK, encoded by the coding sequence ATGGCCAAAACGCAGCTCGATGCTTGTAGTCAAGCAAATCAGATAATGATATATCAGACAGATAGTGGTGATATAAAAGTTGAGGTAGCAATACATGATGAAACAGTATGGCTTACCCAACAACAGATAGCAGAACTTTTTGTTAAAGATAGAACTGTTATTACTAAACATATCAATAACATATTAGAAGAGCAGGAGCTTGATGAATCAGTATGTGCACTTTTTGCACATACTGCCTCTGACGGTAAAACCTATAATACCAAATATTATAACTTAGATATGATAATATCTGTTGGATATCGTGTGAATTCCAAACGCGGTATTCAATTTAGAAGATGGGCTTCTAAAATATTAAAAGACCAACTTATTAAAGGATATAGTATCAACCATGATAAAGTATTGAAAGATAATTTGGTGCAGCTAAAACAAACTATAGAGTTATTATCGAATAGTTTAGTTCATTATGATTTAGTTAACGAGACAGGTAAAGAACTAGTCCGACTAATTGAAGCTTATTCAAAAACCTGGGATATATTGGTTAAGTATGATAATGATAATTTAGCTATTCCAATTAATTTACAAGAAGGGGTTCAAGAATTACTTACTTATCAAGAGGCTATTCAGGCAATATTAATATTAAAAAACGAATTAGTAACGCAAGAATCAGCAGGAATCAGCGGTTTATTTGGTGCAGAAAGAGAAAATATTTTTAAAGGCATTTTAGGTAATATAGACCAAACATTTGATGGAATATCTTTATATAAGTCTGCTGAAGAAAAAGCAGCGCATCTATTATATTTTATTATTAAAGACCACCCATTTAATGATGGAAATAAAAGGATAGCAAGTTTTTTGTTTTTGCTCTATTTGAGGAAAGCAAAAATTGAAATGAAGATGATGAATGCCCATAGTATGACCTCACTGACGTTATTGATTGCAGAAAGTAATCCTATACAGAAAGAGCTAATGACTAAATTAATTATAAACTTAATAAGCGAAAAATGA
- a CDS encoding palindromic element RPE1 domain-containing protein codes for MHNLKIIEEFLGETKSSTAAYIDVREEQRGVSTTKLPIRLGYARGLMKATK; via the coding sequence TTGCATAACCTAAAGATAATTGAAGAATTTTTAGGAGAAACGAAGTCGAGTACCGCAGCGTACATAGACGTACGTGAGGAACAGAGAGGAGTTTCGACGACAAAATTACCAATTAGATTAGGTTATGCAAGAGGTCTAATGAAAGCCACGAAGTAA